One segment of Engraulis encrasicolus isolate BLACKSEA-1 chromosome 7, IST_EnEncr_1.0, whole genome shotgun sequence DNA contains the following:
- the LOC134451935 gene encoding spermatogenesis-associated protein 22-like, whose amino-acid sequence MKQQQPPQPSNPPVRHTGPVARGYAPLPHPHKPANTWSQQRAPGRQEAPAPNPPHSHSHSHSQGLGQIQIQSGPSYGRGRGLQPGQGRGAATGQQQSRLKPMNHQQLTVQQSFSRQQAQGPTGAMQGASGPSGGPRYCPTPVPASAPVPAPPAPKPQSQQQARWQFKVSPRMGQTTNNHNNSHVMQSTPQQARMGQSLNNSTTDFYGAQTTQPQEVPQSPKKKSESEKSLRILTCVIEGMRHWVQFKNKAPMLFEIFASLDSAVTDGKFGAKHFLLRTGRGLVQCVYYEHDQELPKLFRGLVHCCVGNYDQRGAVFTCVSVRLASRHQQKNSQEAIRASDEEMRQVVQSLNEI is encoded by the exons atgaagcagcagcagcctccgcaGCCCAGCAACCCACCTGTCCGTCACACTGGACCCGTTGCCAGGGGATACGCCCCCCTGCCTCATCCTCACAAACCTGCCAACACATG GTCTCAGCAGAGAGCTCCAGGCAGGCAGGAGGCTCCAGCGCCCAATCCtccccacagccacagccacagccacagccagggtCTGggccagatccagatccagagtGGCCCCTCATACGGCCGAGGACGAGGCCTGCAGCCTGGCCAAGGGAGGGGTGCAGCCACTGGCCAGCAGCAGTCCAGACTCAAGCCCATGAATCACCAGCAGCTGACAGTGCAGCAGTCGTTCAGCAGACAACAGGCCCAAGGCCCCACGGGGGCGATGCAGGGTGCTTCGGGCCCGTCTGGTGGCCCCCGTTACTGCCCTACCCCtgtccctgcctctgcccctgtccctgccccTCCTGCACCTAAGCCTCAGTCACAGCAGCAGGCACGGTGGCAGTTCAAAGTGTCACCGCGTATGGGGCAGACAACAAATAATCACAATAACTCCCATGTCATGCAGTCCACCCCACAGCAAGCGCGGATGGGGCAGTCACTTAATAACAGCACTACAGACTTCTACGGTGCACAGACAACCCAGCCACAAGAG GTTCCGCAAAGTCCAAAGAAAAAATCAGAAAGTGAGAAGTCTCTCCGGATCCTTACGTGTGTCATCGAGGGCATGAGACACTGGGTCCAGTTCAAGAACAAAGCTCCTATGCTGTTTGAGATTTTTG CATCCCTGGACTCCGCAGTCACTGATGGGAAGTTTGGTGCCAAGCATTTCCTCCTGCGGACAGGAAGGGGTCTCGTGCAATGTGTTTACTACGAGCAT GACCAGGAACTCCCCAAGCTGTTCCGTGGCCTGGTCCACTGCTGCGTGGGGAACTACGACCAGCGTGGCGCCGTCTTCACCTGCGTCTCGGTCCGCCTGGCCTCCCGCCACCAGCAGAAGAACTCCCAGGAGGCCATCAGGGCATCGGACGAAGAGATGCGACAGGTGGTCCAGTCTCTCAATGAAATATGA